The Dunckerocampus dactyliophorus isolate RoL2022-P2 chromosome 16, RoL_Ddac_1.1, whole genome shotgun sequence genome includes a window with the following:
- the rapgef6 gene encoding rap guanine nucleotide exchange factor 6 isoform X8, translating into MAFLVRCYANCLQPWSSKLPADLNKMHLTDHAHQQVTHVPPSQSGCSIASDSGSSSLSDIYQATESELGDVDLSGLPEAPVDSEEEEEEDEDLERASDALLSRDLVRECLEKDPADRNDDDIEQLLEFMHQLPAFANMTMLVRRELCSVMVFEVVEQAATVILHDKQELDLWYVILNGAVEIGHLDGRVETLCMGNSFGISPSLDKQHMNGEVRTKGDDCQFVCVAQEDYWRILNHVEKNTHKVEEEGEIVMVKEHRELDRSGTRKGHIVIKGTPERLIMHLVEEPSVVDPTYIEDFLLTYRTFLSSPMQVGRKLLEWFQMDVLRDTVTRIVLLWVNNHFNDFEGDMAMTRFLEDFEKLLESTKMKGHLRLLNIACAAKAKWRQITLQKASREAPLYFSVQGGSERGFGIFVESVEDGSKAAEAGLKRGDQIMEINGQNFENISFSKAVDIMRNNTHLSLTVKTNIFVFKELLSRIMHEKKNGGPHIPKIQEKKGNRFSIPDLPGDMEFPTDHKATRKMKANTVSGGRNKIRKMLEKTRFSILPPKPFRGLFGDGGLGQSQDDSIVGTKQCRHSVAIMPVPGNLSSSSPDLLQPASSVLDFSNPAALGLYYIPDQVIRVFKADQQSCYIIISKDTTAKDVVAHTVHEFGLLPSVDTYSLCEVSVSPEGVIKQRRLPDQLSKLADRIQLNGRYYLKNNMETETLCSDEDAQDLLRESQISLLQLSTMEVAAQLSMRDFELFRNIESTEYVDDLFKLDLSAESSNLKQFEEVINQETFWVATEILKEPNALKRMKTIKHFIKIALHCRECKNFNSMFAIISGLNLAPVARLRSSWEKLPSKYDKLFGDLQDVFDPSRNMAKYRNVLSGQSMQPPIIPLFPVVKKDLTFLHEGNDSTVDGLVNFEKLRMIAKEIRHVVRMTSANMDPALMFRQRKKRWKSLGSLSQGSTNSNILDVQGGAHKKRVRRSSLLNAKKLYEDAQMARKVKQYLSNLAVETDEEKHQIMSLQCEPTYTTISKNLSDRRSAKSDMSPVSLRSALPSGKTQNRVSQVLQVQVPLNPLRKKSTAKDVGPPNLSSPQVVKKPPVSSADEWSSKRPSDDTVSTVSSLHSSPTVSPQGSPRKVGGVAKAQTSSQMNLSGSSSSLTSDASTKASTVSLRSYGIGYALLPPGKADNLSDSSHSEISSRSSICSVDSVPAPGLDERCSNNVSGRTTAAASVSGASVGTPTPESAAATHLNVDYSQPSTSTSSAASRGYVTRASNFTASVSTEELTPDLTSLDSVADSGRGSWTSCSSNSHDSFQSLPPSSCRPWDHGIHGHPLALLPHLGGFKPTQPASFAVEADAAGRAATDLGSVELASLSRQSWASSGSLSDTYEGNYGTVKRRTAAEQPSLSSPTNEEGGQSTDPAYKTVTSSTDKGLIVYCITSPAKDERYRAPPPTPPGYQGLALGDLKDCVVLGGAPHPRPPHLRPPDYSVAMQRSKLLQSPAAAGSLAEARRLGRALGGHNHGGSPAIHLPAQETTDSEEDEHVSAV; encoded by the exons CTTCCTGCCGACCTCAATAAGATGCACCTGACAGACCACGCCCACCAGCAGGTGACGCACGTGCCCCCCAGCCAGTCGGGCTGCAGCATCGCCAGTGACTCGGGGAGCAGCAGCCTGTCTGACATCTACCAG GCCACAGAGAGCGAGCTGGGCGACGTGGACCTGTCCGGACTCCCCGAGGCCCCCGTGGACagcgaggaggaagaagaggaggacgaggacCTGGAGAGAGCCTCAGATGCGCTCCTCAGCCGGGACCTGGTCCGGGAGTGTCTGGAAAAAGACCCAGCCGACCGCAACGACGACGACATCG AGCAACTCCTGGAGTTCATGCACCAGCTGCCAGCCTTCGCCAACATGACCATGTTGGTGCGGCGCGAACTGTGCAGCGTGATGGTGTTTGAGGTGGTGGAGCAGGCCGCCACCGTCATTCTCCACGACAAGCAGGAG CTGGACCTCTGGTACGTCATCCTGAACGGGGCGGTGGAGATCGGCCACCTTGACGGCAGAGTGGAGACTCTCTGTATGGGCAACAGCTTTGGCATCTCACCCTCCCTGGACAAGCAGCACATGAACGGAGAAGTCCGCACCAAAGGGGACGACTGCCAG TTTGTGTGCGTGGCCCAGGAGGACTACTGGCGCATCCTCAACCACGTGGAGAAGAACACGCacaaggtggaggaggagggcgaGATCGTGATGGTAAAGGAGCACCGCGAGTTGGACCGCAGCGGCACCAGGAAGGGACACATCGTCATCAAG GGAACCCCTGAGCGTCTGATCATGCACCTGGTGGAGGAGCCCTCGGTGGTGGACCCCACCTACATCGAAGACTTCTTGCTCACCTACCGCACCTTCCTGTCCAGTCCCATGCAGGTGGGCAGGAAGCTGCTGGAATGGTTCCAGATGGATGTCCTGCGAGACACG GTCACGCGCATCGTGCTGCTGTGGGTCAACAACCACTTCAACGACTTTGAGGGCGACATGGCCATGACCCGCTTCCTGGAGGACTTTGAGAAGCTGCTGGAAAGCACG AAAATGAAAGGCCATTTGAGGCTGCTGAACATTGCGTGCGCGGCCAAGGCCAAGTGGCGACAGATTACACTGCAGAAGGCGTCCCGGGAGGCGCCGCTCTACTTCAGCGTGCAGGGCGGCAGTGAGCGGGGCTTCGGCATCTTCGTGGAGTCGGTGGAGGACGGGAGCAAGGCTGCCGAGGCGGGACTCAAGCGGGGAGACCAG ATCATGGAGATCAACGGGCAGAACTTTGAGAACATTTCTTTCTCCAAAGCCGTGGACATCATGAGGAACAACACGCACTTGTCCCTCACAGTCAAGACCAACATATTTG TCTTCAAGGAGCTCCTAAGCAGGATCATGCACGAGAAGAAGAACGGTGGCCCGCACATTCCCAAAATCCAGGAGAAGAAGGGCAACCGCTTCTCTATCCCGGACCTACCCGGAGACATGGAGTTCCCCACCGACCACAAGGCCACCAGGAAGATGAAGGCCAACACTGTGTCGGGGGGGCGCAACAAGATCAGGAAGATGCTGGAGAAGACGCGCTTCAGTATCCTGCCGCCCAAACCCTTCAG GGGCCTCTTTGG CGATGGAGGCTTGGGTCAGTCTCAGGACGACAGCATCGTGGGTACCAAGCAGTGTCGACACAGCGTGGCTATCATGCCCGTCCCTGGAAATCTGTCATCCAGCAGCCCAGACCTCCTCCAGCCGGCCTCCAGCGTCCTGGACTTCTCCAACCCTGCAG CACTGGGACTCTACT ACATCCCGGACCAGGTGATCCGTGTGTTCAAAGCTGACCAGCAGAGCTGCTACATCATCATCAGCAAGGACACCACTGCCAAGGACGTGGTGGCCCACACCGTCCACGAGTTCGGCCTCCTGCCGTCTGTCGACACCTACTCCCTTTGCGAGGTGTCCGTCAGCCCCGAGGGTGTCATCAAGCAGCGCCGCCTTCCTGACCAGCTCTCCAAACTGGCCGACCGCATCCAGCTGAACGGCAG GTACTACCTGAAAAACAACATGGAGACGGAGACATTGTGCTCGGACGAGGATGCTCAGGACCTGCTGCGAGAGAGTCAGATCTCGCTGCTTCAGCTCAGCACCATGGAGGTCGCCGCCCAGCTCTCCATGAGGGACTTTGAGCTCTTCAGGAACATTGAATCCACaga GTACGTTGACGACTTGTTCAAGCTGGACTTGTCGGCGGAGAGCAGCAACCTGAAGCAGTTTGAGGAGGTGATCAACCAGGAGACCTTCTGGGTGGCCACAGAGATCCTGAAGGAGCCCAACGCCTTAAAGAGGATGAAGACCATCAAGCATTTCATCAAGATCGCCCTGCACTGCCGGGAGTGCAAGAACTTCAACTCAATGTTTGCCATCATCAG CGGTCTGAACCTGGCCCCCGTGGCGCGGCTGCGGAGCTCGTGGGAGAAGCTGCCCAGCAAGTATGACAAGCTCTTCGGCGACCTGCAGGATGTCTTCGACCCGTCACGGAACATGGCCAAGTATCGCAACGTCCTGAGTGGCCAGAGCATGCAGCCACCCATCATCCCACTCTTCCCCGTCGTCAAGAAGGACCTCACCTTCCTACATGAAG GCAACGACTCCACCGTGGACGGCCTCGTCAACTTTGAGAAGCTGAGGATGATCGCCAAGGAGATCCGGCATGTGGTGAGGATGACGTCGGCCAACATGGACCCCGCCCTCATGTTCCGACAGAG GAAGAAGAGGTGGAAGAGTTTAGG GTCTCTGAGCCAGGGCAGCACCAACTCTAACATCCTGGACGTGCAGGGCGGCGCCCACAAGAAGCGCGTCCGCCGCAGCTCGCTGCTCAACGCCAAGAAGCTGTACGAGGACGCCCAGATGGCCCGCAAGGTCAAGCAGTACCTGTCCAACCTGGCGGTGGAGACGGACGAGGAGAAGCACCAGATTATGTCCCTACAGTGTGAGCCCACCTACACCACCA TTTCCAAGAACCTGAGCGACAGGCGGTCTGCCAAGTCGGacatgtctcctgtgtccctGCGGTCGGCTCTgccctcggggaagacccagaacaGGGTTTCACAAGTCCTCCAGGTGCAGGTCCCGCTGAACCCCCTGAGGAAGAAGAGTACTGCCAAAGACGTGGGCCCTCCCA ACTTGAGTTCCCCCCAGGTGGTGAAGAAGCCCCCTGTCAGCTCGGCAGACGAGTGGAGCTCCAAGAGACCCTCAGATGACACCGTCTCCACGGTCTCCTCCCTGCACTCCAGCCCGACCGTGTCGCCGCAGGGCTCGCCCCGCAAAG TGGGGGGCGTGGCCAAAGCACAGACCTCCAGCCAAATGAACCTGTCAGGATCTTCGTCGTCACTGACCAGCGACGCCAGCACCAAGGCGAGCACCGTCAGCCTGCGGAGCTACGGCATAG GTTATGCTCTGCTACCTCCCGGCAAAGCAGACAACTTGTCTGACTCGAGCCACAGTGAGATCTCGTCGCGCTCCAGCATCTGCTCCGTCGACTCTGTGCCCGCCCCCGGTCTTGACGAGCGCTGTAGCAACAACGTCAGCGGCAGAACGACCGCCGCCGCGTCTGTCAGCGGCGCGTCTGTTGGCACCCCGACCCCCGAGAGTGCGGCGGCGACGCACTTGAACGTCGACTACAGCCAGCCCAGCACGAG CACTTCGTCTGCGGCATCCCGAGGCTACGTGACGCGAGCCTCCAACTTCACGGCGTCCGTCTCCACGGAGGAGTTGACCCCCGACCTCACCTCCCTAGACTCGGTGGCCGACAGCGGGCGTGGCAGCTGGACGTCCTGCTCGTCCAACTCCCACGACTCTTTCCAGAGCCTCCCGCCCTCCTCCTGCCGCCCCTGGGACCACGGCATCCACGGACACCCGCTGGCCCTCCTCCCCCACCTGGGCGGCTTCAAACCCACGCAGCCGGCCTCATTCGCCGTCGAGGCAGACGCCGCTGGCCGCGCCGCTACGGACTTGGGCTCAGTTGAGCTGGCCAGCCTGTCGCGGCAGAGCTGGGCGTCGTCCGGGTCACTGTCGGACACCTACGAGGGAAATTACGGGACGGTCAAGCGGAGGACCGCTGCGGAGCAGCCGTCTTTGTCCTCGCCAACCAATGAAGAGGGAGGGCAAAGCACAGACCCCGCCTACAAAACGGTGACGTCGAGCACAGACAAGGGCCTGATAG TTTACTGCATCACCTCCCCCGCCAAGGATGAGCGTTACCGAGCCCCTCCTCCCACCCCTCCAGGCTACCAGGGTCTGGCTCTGGGGGACCTCAAAGACTGCGTGGTGCTGGGGGGCGCTCCACATCCCAGGCCCCCCCACCTGAGACCGCCAGACTACAGCGTGGCCATGCAGAGGAGTAAACTCCTGCAGAGCCCCGCGGCTGCCGGCAGCCTGGCCGAAGCTCGGAGGCTCGGCAGGGCCCTCGGGGGTCACAACCACGGCGGGTCGCCCGCCATCCACCTCCCGGCACAGGAGACAACGGACAGCGAGGAGG ATGAACACGTTTCGGCGGTGTAG
- the rapgef6 gene encoding rap guanine nucleotide exchange factor 6 isoform X1 — MKMTGAMETSFKLALRKPPSLRTAEDLHTIYCHLYHMDVLSHLREHQLRSMCTSARYERHEANHILFYPDSIASCWYILLSGSVFVKEHMYLARCCFGKQLGGRRGCECITLEPSEMIVVDNSGEGDDGFLHREGSQRRSRRRFRRINPKGERELITDGQEPAGYKLPADLNKMHLTDHAHQQVTHVPPSQSGCSIASDSGSSSLSDIYQATESELGDVDLSGLPEAPVDSEEEEEEDEDLERASDALLSRDLVRECLEKDPADRNDDDIEQLLEFMHQLPAFANMTMLVRRELCSVMVFEVVEQAATVILHDKQELDLWYVILNGAVEIGHLDGRVETLCMGNSFGISPSLDKQHMNGEVRTKGDDCQFVCVAQEDYWRILNHVEKNTHKVEEEGEIVMVKEHRELDRSGTRKGHIVIKGTPERLIMHLVEEPSVVDPTYIEDFLLTYRTFLSSPMQVGRKLLEWFQMDVLRDTVTRIVLLWVNNHFNDFEGDMAMTRFLEDFEKLLESTKMKGHLRLLNIACAAKAKWRQITLQKASREAPLYFSVQGGSERGFGIFVESVEDGSKAAEAGLKRGDQIMEINGQNFENISFSKAVDIMRNNTHLSLTVKTNIFVFKELLSRIMHEKKNGGPHIPKIQEKKGNRFSIPDLPGDMEFPTDHKATRKMKANTVSGGRNKIRKMLEKTRFSILPPKPFRGLFGDGGLGQSQDDSIVGTKQCRHSVAIMPVPGNLSSSSPDLLQPASSVLDFSNPAALGLYYIPDQVIRVFKADQQSCYIIISKDTTAKDVVAHTVHEFGLLPSVDTYSLCEVSVSPEGVIKQRRLPDQLSKLADRIQLNGRYYLKNNMETETLCSDEDAQDLLRESQISLLQLSTMEVAAQLSMRDFELFRNIESTEYVDDLFKLDLSAESSNLKQFEEVINQETFWVATEILKEPNALKRMKTIKHFIKIALHCRECKNFNSMFAIISGLNLAPVARLRSSWEKLPSKYDKLFGDLQDVFDPSRNMAKYRNVLSGQSMQPPIIPLFPVVKKDLTFLHEGNDSTVDGLVNFEKLRMIAKEIRHVVRMTSANMDPALMFRQRKKRWKSLGSLSQGSTNSNILDVQGGAHKKRVRRSSLLNAKKLYEDAQMARKVKQYLSNLAVETDEEKHQIMSLQCEPTYTTISKNLSDRRSAKSDMSPVSLRSALPSGKTQNRVSQVLQVQVPLNPLRKKSTAKDVGPPNLSSPQVVKKPPVSSADEWSSKRPSDDTVSTVSSLHSSPTVSPQGSPRKVGGVAKAQTSSQMNLSGSSSSLTSDASTKASTVSLRSYGIGYALLPPGKADNLSDSSHSEISSRSSICSVDSVPAPGLDERCSNNVSGRTTAAASVSGASVGTPTPESAAATHLNVDYSQPSTSTSSAASRGYVTRASNFTASVSTEELTPDLTSLDSVADSGRGSWTSCSSNSHDSFQSLPPSSCRPWDHGIHGHPLALLPHLGGFKPTQPASFAVEADAAGRAATDLGSVELASLSRQSWASSGSLSDTYEGNYGTVKRRTAAEQPSLSSPTNEEGGQSTDPAYKTVTSSTDKGLIVYCITSPAKDERYRAPPPTPPGYQGLALGDLKDCVVLGGAPHPRPPHLRPPDYSVAMQRSKLLQSPAAAGSLAEARRLGRALGGHNHGGSPAIHLPAQETTDSEEDEHVSAV, encoded by the exons CTTCCTGCCGACCTCAATAAGATGCACCTGACAGACCACGCCCACCAGCAGGTGACGCACGTGCCCCCCAGCCAGTCGGGCTGCAGCATCGCCAGTGACTCGGGGAGCAGCAGCCTGTCTGACATCTACCAG GCCACAGAGAGCGAGCTGGGCGACGTGGACCTGTCCGGACTCCCCGAGGCCCCCGTGGACagcgaggaggaagaagaggaggacgaggacCTGGAGAGAGCCTCAGATGCGCTCCTCAGCCGGGACCTGGTCCGGGAGTGTCTGGAAAAAGACCCAGCCGACCGCAACGACGACGACATCG AGCAACTCCTGGAGTTCATGCACCAGCTGCCAGCCTTCGCCAACATGACCATGTTGGTGCGGCGCGAACTGTGCAGCGTGATGGTGTTTGAGGTGGTGGAGCAGGCCGCCACCGTCATTCTCCACGACAAGCAGGAG CTGGACCTCTGGTACGTCATCCTGAACGGGGCGGTGGAGATCGGCCACCTTGACGGCAGAGTGGAGACTCTCTGTATGGGCAACAGCTTTGGCATCTCACCCTCCCTGGACAAGCAGCACATGAACGGAGAAGTCCGCACCAAAGGGGACGACTGCCAG TTTGTGTGCGTGGCCCAGGAGGACTACTGGCGCATCCTCAACCACGTGGAGAAGAACACGCacaaggtggaggaggagggcgaGATCGTGATGGTAAAGGAGCACCGCGAGTTGGACCGCAGCGGCACCAGGAAGGGACACATCGTCATCAAG GGAACCCCTGAGCGTCTGATCATGCACCTGGTGGAGGAGCCCTCGGTGGTGGACCCCACCTACATCGAAGACTTCTTGCTCACCTACCGCACCTTCCTGTCCAGTCCCATGCAGGTGGGCAGGAAGCTGCTGGAATGGTTCCAGATGGATGTCCTGCGAGACACG GTCACGCGCATCGTGCTGCTGTGGGTCAACAACCACTTCAACGACTTTGAGGGCGACATGGCCATGACCCGCTTCCTGGAGGACTTTGAGAAGCTGCTGGAAAGCACG AAAATGAAAGGCCATTTGAGGCTGCTGAACATTGCGTGCGCGGCCAAGGCCAAGTGGCGACAGATTACACTGCAGAAGGCGTCCCGGGAGGCGCCGCTCTACTTCAGCGTGCAGGGCGGCAGTGAGCGGGGCTTCGGCATCTTCGTGGAGTCGGTGGAGGACGGGAGCAAGGCTGCCGAGGCGGGACTCAAGCGGGGAGACCAG ATCATGGAGATCAACGGGCAGAACTTTGAGAACATTTCTTTCTCCAAAGCCGTGGACATCATGAGGAACAACACGCACTTGTCCCTCACAGTCAAGACCAACATATTTG TCTTCAAGGAGCTCCTAAGCAGGATCATGCACGAGAAGAAGAACGGTGGCCCGCACATTCCCAAAATCCAGGAGAAGAAGGGCAACCGCTTCTCTATCCCGGACCTACCCGGAGACATGGAGTTCCCCACCGACCACAAGGCCACCAGGAAGATGAAGGCCAACACTGTGTCGGGGGGGCGCAACAAGATCAGGAAGATGCTGGAGAAGACGCGCTTCAGTATCCTGCCGCCCAAACCCTTCAG GGGCCTCTTTGG CGATGGAGGCTTGGGTCAGTCTCAGGACGACAGCATCGTGGGTACCAAGCAGTGTCGACACAGCGTGGCTATCATGCCCGTCCCTGGAAATCTGTCATCCAGCAGCCCAGACCTCCTCCAGCCGGCCTCCAGCGTCCTGGACTTCTCCAACCCTGCAG CACTGGGACTCTACT ACATCCCGGACCAGGTGATCCGTGTGTTCAAAGCTGACCAGCAGAGCTGCTACATCATCATCAGCAAGGACACCACTGCCAAGGACGTGGTGGCCCACACCGTCCACGAGTTCGGCCTCCTGCCGTCTGTCGACACCTACTCCCTTTGCGAGGTGTCCGTCAGCCCCGAGGGTGTCATCAAGCAGCGCCGCCTTCCTGACCAGCTCTCCAAACTGGCCGACCGCATCCAGCTGAACGGCAG GTACTACCTGAAAAACAACATGGAGACGGAGACATTGTGCTCGGACGAGGATGCTCAGGACCTGCTGCGAGAGAGTCAGATCTCGCTGCTTCAGCTCAGCACCATGGAGGTCGCCGCCCAGCTCTCCATGAGGGACTTTGAGCTCTTCAGGAACATTGAATCCACaga GTACGTTGACGACTTGTTCAAGCTGGACTTGTCGGCGGAGAGCAGCAACCTGAAGCAGTTTGAGGAGGTGATCAACCAGGAGACCTTCTGGGTGGCCACAGAGATCCTGAAGGAGCCCAACGCCTTAAAGAGGATGAAGACCATCAAGCATTTCATCAAGATCGCCCTGCACTGCCGGGAGTGCAAGAACTTCAACTCAATGTTTGCCATCATCAG CGGTCTGAACCTGGCCCCCGTGGCGCGGCTGCGGAGCTCGTGGGAGAAGCTGCCCAGCAAGTATGACAAGCTCTTCGGCGACCTGCAGGATGTCTTCGACCCGTCACGGAACATGGCCAAGTATCGCAACGTCCTGAGTGGCCAGAGCATGCAGCCACCCATCATCCCACTCTTCCCCGTCGTCAAGAAGGACCTCACCTTCCTACATGAAG GCAACGACTCCACCGTGGACGGCCTCGTCAACTTTGAGAAGCTGAGGATGATCGCCAAGGAGATCCGGCATGTGGTGAGGATGACGTCGGCCAACATGGACCCCGCCCTCATGTTCCGACAGAG GAAGAAGAGGTGGAAGAGTTTAGG GTCTCTGAGCCAGGGCAGCACCAACTCTAACATCCTGGACGTGCAGGGCGGCGCCCACAAGAAGCGCGTCCGCCGCAGCTCGCTGCTCAACGCCAAGAAGCTGTACGAGGACGCCCAGATGGCCCGCAAGGTCAAGCAGTACCTGTCCAACCTGGCGGTGGAGACGGACGAGGAGAAGCACCAGATTATGTCCCTACAGTGTGAGCCCACCTACACCACCA TTTCCAAGAACCTGAGCGACAGGCGGTCTGCCAAGTCGGacatgtctcctgtgtccctGCGGTCGGCTCTgccctcggggaagacccagaacaGGGTTTCACAAGTCCTCCAGGTGCAGGTCCCGCTGAACCCCCTGAGGAAGAAGAGTACTGCCAAAGACGTGGGCCCTCCCA ACTTGAGTTCCCCCCAGGTGGTGAAGAAGCCCCCTGTCAGCTCGGCAGACGAGTGGAGCTCCAAGAGACCCTCAGATGACACCGTCTCCACGGTCTCCTCCCTGCACTCCAGCCCGACCGTGTCGCCGCAGGGCTCGCCCCGCAAAG TGGGGGGCGTGGCCAAAGCACAGACCTCCAGCCAAATGAACCTGTCAGGATCTTCGTCGTCACTGACCAGCGACGCCAGCACCAAGGCGAGCACCGTCAGCCTGCGGAGCTACGGCATAG GTTATGCTCTGCTACCTCCCGGCAAAGCAGACAACTTGTCTGACTCGAGCCACAGTGAGATCTCGTCGCGCTCCAGCATCTGCTCCGTCGACTCTGTGCCCGCCCCCGGTCTTGACGAGCGCTGTAGCAACAACGTCAGCGGCAGAACGACCGCCGCCGCGTCTGTCAGCGGCGCGTCTGTTGGCACCCCGACCCCCGAGAGTGCGGCGGCGACGCACTTGAACGTCGACTACAGCCAGCCCAGCACGAG CACTTCGTCTGCGGCATCCCGAGGCTACGTGACGCGAGCCTCCAACTTCACGGCGTCCGTCTCCACGGAGGAGTTGACCCCCGACCTCACCTCCCTAGACTCGGTGGCCGACAGCGGGCGTGGCAGCTGGACGTCCTGCTCGTCCAACTCCCACGACTCTTTCCAGAGCCTCCCGCCCTCCTCCTGCCGCCCCTGGGACCACGGCATCCACGGACACCCGCTGGCCCTCCTCCCCCACCTGGGCGGCTTCAAACCCACGCAGCCGGCCTCATTCGCCGTCGAGGCAGACGCCGCTGGCCGCGCCGCTACGGACTTGGGCTCAGTTGAGCTGGCCAGCCTGTCGCGGCAGAGCTGGGCGTCGTCCGGGTCACTGTCGGACACCTACGAGGGAAATTACGGGACGGTCAAGCGGAGGACCGCTGCGGAGCAGCCGTCTTTGTCCTCGCCAACCAATGAAGAGGGAGGGCAAAGCACAGACCCCGCCTACAAAACGGTGACGTCGAGCACAGACAAGGGCCTGATAG TTTACTGCATCACCTCCCCCGCCAAGGATGAGCGTTACCGAGCCCCTCCTCCCACCCCTCCAGGCTACCAGGGTCTGGCTCTGGGGGACCTCAAAGACTGCGTGGTGCTGGGGGGCGCTCCACATCCCAGGCCCCCCCACCTGAGACCGCCAGACTACAGCGTGGCCATGCAGAGGAGTAAACTCCTGCAGAGCCCCGCGGCTGCCGGCAGCCTGGCCGAAGCTCGGAGGCTCGGCAGGGCCCTCGGGGGTCACAACCACGGCGGGTCGCCCGCCATCCACCTCCCGGCACAGGAGACAACGGACAGCGAGGAGG ATGAACACGTTTCGGCGGTGTAG